One Granulicella sp. 5B5 DNA window includes the following coding sequences:
- the trpA gene encoding tryptophan synthase subunit alpha, whose product MPITFSNKPGLVIYFTAGDPDLATTREMAIAAIDNGADVIELGVPFSDPLADGPVIQRASERAVAKGTRLSDVLGICKEIRAARPQAGIILFSYLNPVVRYGMEAFAKAAKDAGADGVLLTDMIVEEAGEYLPLMQKYGLAPVFLAAPTSPDARLKAIAESSQGFVYAISRVGITGTQTELAADAEGLVRRLKQFTTLPIALGFGVSTPEHVQAVGAFADAAVVGSAIVGLVEKTAAADAPKAVGEFVKSLKGAEIGA is encoded by the coding sequence ATGCCGATTACGTTCTCTAACAAACCCGGTCTCGTTATTTACTTCACTGCTGGCGATCCCGATCTTGCGACGACGCGGGAGATGGCGATTGCTGCCATCGATAATGGCGCGGATGTGATTGAGCTGGGAGTGCCGTTTAGCGACCCGCTGGCGGATGGGCCGGTGATTCAGCGGGCATCCGAACGCGCGGTTGCGAAGGGCACGCGGCTGAGTGATGTGCTTGGCATCTGCAAGGAGATTCGCGCGGCGCGGCCGCAGGCGGGGATTATTCTTTTTAGCTACCTCAATCCTGTCGTGCGCTACGGCATGGAGGCGTTTGCGAAGGCTGCGAAGGATGCCGGTGCGGATGGTGTGCTGCTGACCGACATGATCGTCGAGGAGGCGGGTGAGTATCTGCCGCTGATGCAGAAGTATGGGTTGGCGCCGGTGTTTCTGGCGGCTCCGACCTCGCCGGATGCGCGGCTGAAGGCGATTGCGGAGAGTTCGCAGGGGTTTGTGTATGCCATCTCGCGGGTTGGGATTACGGGCACGCAGACGGAGCTGGCTGCCGATGCCGAAGGGCTGGTGCGGCGGCTGAAGCAGTTTACGACGCTGCCGATCGCGCTGGGTTTTGGCGTGTCCACGCCGGAGCATGTGCAGGCCGTGGGCGCGTTTGCGGATGCGGCGGTGGTTGGCAGCGCGATTGTTGGATTGGTCGAAAAGACGGCGGCGGCGGATGCTCCGAAGGCTGTCGGTGAGTTTGTAAAGAGCTTGAAAGGCGCGGAGATTGGCGCATGA
- the trpB gene encoding tryptophan synthase subunit beta: MSTTASIVSPAPLPASSVPGRFGKYGGRYVPETLMAALLELDAAYAQAQEDAAFHAELDGLLKDYVGRPTPLYFAKRLTETLGGAKIYLKREDLLHTGAHKINNALGQALLARRMGKQRIIAETGAGQHGVATATVCALFGMECVVYMGEEDMRRQELNVFRMRLLGAEVRGVASGSATLKDAINEAMRDWVTNVRTTFYILGSALGSHPYPTMVRDFHRVISKESKRQILEHEGRLPDAIVACVGGGSNAIGAFYEYIPEKNVALIGVEAGGRGTALGEHAARFQKIGGGVPGVLQGTYSYVLQDDAGQVATTHSVSAGLDYASVGPEHAMLHDSGRATYTSATDAEALDAVRVLSRTEGIIPALESAHAVAEAIKLAPKMGKDKILMVNVSGRGDKDIGIMTREMNLSGVEAKG, from the coding sequence ATGAGTACAACGGCTTCGATTGTTTCTCCCGCTCCGCTGCCGGCGAGCAGTGTGCCGGGACGTTTTGGCAAGTACGGTGGTCGGTATGTGCCGGAGACGCTGATGGCGGCGTTGCTGGAGCTGGATGCTGCTTACGCGCAGGCACAGGAAGACGCGGCGTTCCATGCAGAGCTGGATGGGCTGCTGAAGGACTATGTGGGGCGGCCGACTCCGCTGTACTTTGCGAAGCGGCTGACCGAGACGCTTGGCGGGGCGAAGATTTATTTGAAGCGCGAGGACCTGCTGCATACGGGCGCGCACAAGATCAATAACGCGCTGGGGCAGGCACTGCTGGCGCGGCGGATGGGGAAGCAGCGGATTATCGCCGAGACCGGCGCGGGGCAGCATGGTGTGGCGACGGCGACGGTGTGCGCGCTGTTCGGCATGGAGTGCGTGGTCTACATGGGCGAGGAGGACATGCGGCGGCAGGAGCTGAATGTGTTCCGGATGCGGCTGCTGGGGGCTGAGGTGCGCGGCGTGGCGAGCGGGTCGGCGACGCTGAAGGATGCGATCAATGAGGCGATGCGCGACTGGGTCACGAATGTTCGGACGACGTTCTACATTCTCGGGAGCGCGCTGGGGTCGCATCCGTATCCGACGATGGTGCGGGACTTTCATCGCGTGATCTCGAAGGAGTCGAAGCGGCAGATTCTGGAGCACGAGGGACGGCTGCCGGATGCGATTGTGGCTTGCGTCGGCGGCGGGTCGAATGCGATTGGCGCGTTCTACGAGTACATTCCGGAGAAGAACGTTGCGCTGATCGGTGTGGAGGCTGGCGGCCGCGGCACAGCGCTGGGTGAGCATGCGGCGCGGTTCCAGAAGATCGGCGGCGGTGTTCCGGGTGTGTTGCAGGGGACGTACAGCTACGTGCTGCAGGACGATGCGGGGCAGGTGGCGACGACGCACTCGGTGAGCGCGGGGCTGGATTATGCGAGCGTGGGGCCGGAGCATGCGATGCTGCATGACTCGGGGCGCGCGACGTATACGAGTGCGACGGATGCGGAGGCTCTGGATGCGGTGCGGGTGCTGTCGCGGACGGAGGGGATTATTCCTGCGCTTGAGTCGGCTCATGCTGTGGCGGAGGCGATCAAGCTGGCTCCGAAGATGGGCAAGGACAAGATTCTGATGGTGAACGTGAGCGGGCGCGGAGACAAGGACATTGGGATTATGACGCGCGAGATGAATTTGAGTGGTGTGGAGGCGAAGGGCTGA
- a CDS encoding histidine phosphatase family protein, which translates to MIRAIFIRHGQSTANIGLPTKNFAEVPLTELGWEQARTLAARWEFTPGLIAASPFLRTQQTAQPTVARFPDVPVETWPVYEFTFWDPAHWSGSEPKDMMHEVDRYWNEADPEERFGGGAESFGMMLARAEDTFRRLEAVHAETPVLVFTHGHFIQSLRLTALHPEWSAHEKMRGFRALDDKRWVQNTELVPAEFDGTRWKMD; encoded by the coding sequence ATGATACGAGCGATCTTTATCCGCCACGGGCAGAGCACCGCGAATATTGGGCTGCCTACGAAGAACTTTGCAGAGGTTCCACTGACAGAGCTGGGATGGGAGCAGGCCAGGACGCTGGCGGCGCGGTGGGAGTTTACGCCGGGGCTGATTGCGGCCTCCCCGTTTTTGCGAACACAGCAGACGGCGCAGCCGACGGTTGCGAGGTTTCCCGATGTGCCGGTGGAGACGTGGCCGGTGTATGAGTTTACGTTCTGGGACCCCGCGCACTGGAGCGGCAGCGAGCCGAAGGACATGATGCACGAGGTGGACCGCTACTGGAATGAAGCGGACCCGGAGGAACGCTTCGGCGGCGGGGCGGAGAGCTTTGGGATGATGCTGGCGCGCGCGGAGGACACATTCAGGCGGCTGGAGGCCGTGCATGCGGAGACGCCGGTGCTGGTGTTCACGCACGGGCACTTTATCCAGTCGCTGCGGCTGACGGCGCTGCATCCGGAGTGGAGCGCGCACGAGAAGATGCGAGGGTTTCGGGCGCTGGATGACAAGCGCTGGGTGCAGAACACCGAGCTTGTGCCCGCGGAGTTCGATGGAACCCGGTGGAAGATGGATTGA
- a CDS encoding phosphoribosylanthranilate isomerase, whose amino-acid sequence MWTKICANTNVDDARLAAKLGADAVGFVFAPSKRQVTPDEAAEMVARLPAGVEKVGVFATDDPYKVQHGVDVAGLTAVQLHGAYRAEMVQHLVEECGDGLKIIQTMAYELDPVDRQDHDARFEGALRLVFGDKRVWAVLLDAKKAGASGGLGLSFDWERVGKIVRRTRMAFGDDAPKVILAGGLRAENVAEAIAAVEPWGVDVASGVEAEPGKKDPARLKAFLETSKGNGAA is encoded by the coding sequence ATGTGGACGAAGATCTGCGCCAATACGAACGTTGACGATGCGCGGCTGGCGGCGAAGCTGGGCGCGGACGCGGTAGGGTTCGTGTTTGCGCCGAGCAAGCGGCAGGTGACTCCGGATGAGGCTGCGGAGATGGTGGCGCGGCTGCCGGCGGGCGTGGAGAAGGTCGGGGTGTTTGCGACCGATGACCCGTACAAGGTGCAGCACGGCGTGGATGTGGCCGGGCTGACGGCGGTGCAGCTGCATGGGGCGTATCGCGCGGAGATGGTGCAGCACTTGGTGGAGGAGTGCGGCGACGGGCTGAAGATCATCCAGACGATGGCGTATGAGCTGGACCCGGTGGACAGGCAGGACCATGACGCGCGGTTCGAGGGCGCGCTGCGGCTGGTGTTTGGAGACAAGCGGGTATGGGCGGTGCTGCTGGATGCGAAAAAGGCAGGCGCGAGCGGCGGGCTGGGCTTGAGTTTCGACTGGGAGCGGGTAGGGAAGATTGTGCGGCGGACCCGGATGGCGTTTGGCGATGATGCGCCGAAGGTGATCCTGGCCGGTGGGCTGCGGGCGGAGAACGTGGCCGAGGCGATTGCGGCGGTCGAGCCGTGGGGGGTGGATGTCGCGAGCGGCGTGGAGGCCGAGCCGGGGAAGAAAGATCCGGCGAGGCTGAAGGCGTTTCTTGAGACGTCCAAGGGGAACGGCGCGGCGTAA
- the trpC gene encoding indole-3-glycerol phosphate synthase TrpC, with product MSVATEKTMYLPEIMSHTRRVVAERKADVDVRVLERAAAAHEPRGFARALKAKAASEGVAVIAELKKASPSKGLIRADFDAAMLAPMMEAGGAAVLSVLTDEKFFQGSLENLRRASGAVQIPCLRKDFMVDSFQVLEARANGADAILLIVAALTDAELRTLRAAARGYGLDVLCEVHDAEELDRALALDCECVGVNSRDLKTFEVSLDRACELAARLPQSAVRVAESGIHTAADMVRLRAAGYEAFLIGESLMRKEHPGAALAHLLESVRGS from the coding sequence ATGAGTGTTGCGACGGAAAAGACGATGTATCTGCCGGAGATCATGTCGCATACGCGGCGGGTTGTGGCGGAGCGGAAGGCGGATGTGGATGTCCGCGTGCTGGAACGGGCGGCTGCGGCGCATGAGCCTCGCGGGTTTGCGCGGGCGCTGAAGGCGAAGGCCGCGAGCGAGGGCGTTGCTGTAATTGCCGAGTTGAAGAAGGCGTCGCCTTCGAAGGGGTTGATACGAGCGGACTTCGATGCTGCGATGCTGGCTCCGATGATGGAGGCGGGCGGCGCGGCAGTGTTGAGCGTGCTGACGGACGAGAAGTTCTTTCAGGGGTCGCTGGAGAACCTGCGGCGGGCGTCGGGTGCGGTGCAGATTCCTTGCTTGAGAAAAGACTTTATGGTGGACAGCTTCCAGGTGTTGGAGGCGCGGGCGAATGGGGCCGATGCGATCCTGTTGATTGTGGCGGCATTGACCGACGCCGAGCTGCGGACGCTGCGTGCTGCGGCCCGCGGGTATGGGTTGGATGTGCTGTGCGAGGTGCATGACGCGGAGGAGCTGGACCGTGCGCTGGCGCTGGATTGCGAGTGTGTTGGCGTGAACAGCCGCGATTTGAAGACGTTTGAGGTGTCGCTGGACCGGGCGTGCGAGCTGGCGGCGCGGCTGCCGCAGAGCGCGGTGCGGGTGGCGGAGAGCGGTATCCATACGGCGGCGGACATGGTGCGGCTGCGCGCGGCTGGGTATGAGGCGTTTCTGATTGGCGAGTCGTTGATGCGGAAGGAGCATCCTGGGGCTGCATTGGCGCATCTGCTGGAGAGTGTTCGCGGGAGTTAG
- the acnA gene encoding aconitate hydratase AcnA has protein sequence MSNTHPNSFHAAATLKSGDQTVNYYNLNALKGNLARLPYSLRILLENLLRHEDGKTVTAEDITFLANWDAKAEPSREIAYMPARVLMQDFTGVPAIVDLAAMRDAMKVLGGDPEKINPLQPAELVIDHSVQVDEYGSANAYDLNAALEFTRNRERYAFLKWGQTAFNNFSAVPPGMGICHQVNLEYLARVCFTKTEADGSVTAYPDTLVGTDSHTTMVNGLGVLGWGVGGIEAEAAMLGQPVSMLVPQVVGFKLTGKLKEGTTATDLVLTVTEMLRKLGVVGKFVEFYGEGISELPLADRATIANMAPEYGATCGIFPVDAETLKYLRLTGRSEEQIALVEAYYKAQGLFHTAEAVEAEYSAALSLDLSTVEPSVAGPKRPQDRVLLSETPASFARKLPELQGPNANKSVVRQMVRWEGEGGHASANGNLASSEGAAVAVAEPHSVEERFHVNPDKYLTDGSIVIAAITSCTNTSNPYVMVAAGLLAKKAVEKGLTTPPWVKTSLAPGSRVVTDYYNRAGLTKYLDALRFQTVGYGCTTCIGNSGPLPTDVSKSIEAHGLVAVSVLSGNRNFEGRISPEVRANYLMSPPLVVAYALAGHIEHDFAKDAIGKGKDGQPVYLKDIWPTQQEVADTVASCIDSTMFRTQYATVSDGDTNWQHLKFPSGEVYGWEPDSTYIRKAPYFDGMPATPAEVNDISGARVLAVLGDSVTTDHISPAGSIKLNGPAGKYLTDHGVKPSDFNSYGSRRGNHEVMVRGTFANVRLRNKLAPGTEGGVTRLLPEGEGMSIYDASVKYAERGVPLAILAGKEYGSGSSRDWAAKGPRLLGIRFVIAESYERIHRSNLVGMGILPLQFKAGESVESLGLTGEETFTLGSKPGDLKAMLDGKFAGGKELAVIATDAAGKTKQFAAVVRIDTPQEILYYQHGGILQYVLRQLAGKA, from the coding sequence ATGTCGAACACGCACCCGAACAGCTTCCACGCCGCCGCCACGCTGAAGAGCGGCGACCAGACGGTGAACTACTACAACCTGAATGCGCTGAAGGGGAACTTGGCGCGGCTGCCGTATTCATTGCGGATTTTGCTGGAGAACCTGCTGCGGCACGAGGACGGCAAGACGGTGACGGCGGAGGATATCACGTTCCTGGCGAACTGGGACGCGAAGGCCGAGCCAAGCCGCGAGATCGCGTATATGCCGGCGCGCGTGCTGATGCAGGACTTCACCGGCGTTCCGGCGATCGTCGACCTAGCCGCGATGCGCGATGCGATGAAAGTGCTCGGCGGAGATCCGGAGAAGATCAATCCGCTGCAGCCTGCGGAGCTGGTGATCGACCATTCGGTGCAGGTGGATGAGTACGGTTCTGCGAATGCGTATGACCTTAATGCGGCGTTGGAGTTTACGCGCAATCGCGAGCGCTATGCGTTCCTGAAGTGGGGACAGACGGCGTTCAATAACTTTTCAGCCGTGCCGCCGGGGATGGGTATCTGTCACCAGGTGAACCTGGAGTACCTGGCGCGGGTGTGCTTTACCAAGACGGAGGCGGACGGTTCGGTGACAGCGTATCCGGACACGCTGGTTGGAACGGACAGCCACACGACGATGGTGAATGGGCTGGGCGTACTGGGTTGGGGCGTCGGCGGGATTGAGGCCGAGGCCGCGATGCTGGGGCAACCGGTGAGCATGCTGGTGCCGCAGGTGGTTGGCTTCAAGCTGACGGGCAAGCTGAAGGAAGGGACTACAGCCACAGATCTGGTTCTTACCGTAACTGAGATGCTGCGCAAGCTCGGTGTCGTCGGCAAGTTCGTGGAGTTCTACGGTGAGGGCATCAGCGAGCTGCCGCTGGCGGACCGTGCGACGATCGCCAATATGGCTCCGGAGTATGGGGCAACGTGCGGCATCTTCCCGGTGGATGCGGAGACGCTGAAGTACCTGCGGCTGACGGGTCGCAGCGAGGAGCAGATTGCGCTGGTGGAGGCGTACTACAAGGCGCAGGGGCTGTTTCATACGGCGGAGGCGGTTGAGGCTGAGTACTCGGCGGCACTGAGCCTGGACCTGAGCACGGTGGAGCCGAGCGTAGCGGGGCCGAAGCGTCCGCAGGACCGTGTGCTGCTGTCGGAGACGCCGGCGAGCTTTGCCAGGAAGCTGCCTGAGCTGCAAGGGCCGAACGCCAACAAGAGCGTGGTGCGGCAGATGGTGCGCTGGGAGGGTGAAGGTGGTCACGCCTCCGCGAATGGAAACCTGGCGAGCAGCGAAGGTGCTGCTGTTGCGGTTGCTGAACCTCACTCGGTGGAGGAGCGGTTCCATGTGAACCCGGACAAGTATCTGACCGACGGCTCGATCGTCATCGCGGCGATTACGAGCTGTACGAACACGAGCAATCCTTACGTGATGGTTGCGGCGGGTCTGCTGGCGAAGAAGGCGGTGGAGAAGGGCCTGACGACGCCTCCTTGGGTGAAGACCTCGCTTGCACCGGGATCGCGCGTGGTGACTGACTACTACAACCGCGCGGGGCTGACGAAGTACCTGGATGCGTTGCGGTTCCAGACGGTTGGTTATGGCTGCACGACGTGCATTGGCAACAGCGGGCCGCTGCCGACGGATGTGTCGAAGTCGATTGAGGCGCATGGGCTGGTTGCGGTGTCGGTGCTCTCCGGCAACAGGAACTTCGAGGGGCGCATTTCGCCGGAGGTCCGTGCGAACTACCTGATGTCGCCGCCGCTGGTGGTGGCCTATGCGCTGGCCGGGCATATTGAGCATGACTTCGCCAAGGATGCGATTGGCAAGGGCAAGGACGGGCAGCCGGTGTACCTGAAGGACATCTGGCCGACACAGCAGGAGGTTGCGGATACCGTCGCGAGCTGCATCGACTCGACGATGTTCCGGACGCAGTATGCGACTGTGAGCGACGGCGATACGAACTGGCAGCACCTGAAGTTCCCGAGCGGCGAGGTGTATGGCTGGGAGCCGGACTCGACGTACATCCGGAAGGCGCCTTACTTCGACGGTATGCCTGCAACTCCAGCGGAAGTGAACGACATTAGCGGCGCTCGCGTGCTGGCGGTGCTGGGTGACTCGGTGACGACGGACCACATCTCGCCGGCTGGGTCGATCAAGCTGAATGGGCCTGCTGGCAAGTACCTGACGGACCATGGCGTGAAGCCGAGCGACTTCAACTCATATGGAAGCCGCCGCGGCAACCATGAGGTGATGGTGCGTGGCACGTTTGCCAATGTGCGGCTGCGGAACAAGCTGGCTCCGGGCACGGAGGGCGGTGTGACGCGGCTGCTGCCTGAGGGTGAGGGCATGTCGATCTATGACGCTTCGGTAAAGTATGCCGAGCGCGGCGTGCCGCTGGCGATCCTGGCGGGCAAGGAGTACGGTTCGGGCTCGTCGCGCGACTGGGCGGCGAAGGGGCCTCGGCTGCTGGGCATCCGGTTCGTGATCGCCGAGAGCTATGAGCGCATCCATCGCTCGAACCTTGTCGGGATGGGGATTCTGCCGCTGCAGTTCAAGGCGGGCGAGAGTGTCGAGTCGCTGGGGTTGACCGGCGAGGAGACGTTCACGCTGGGTTCCAAGCCGGGCGATCTGAAGGCGATGCTCGATGGCAAGTTTGCCGGTGGCAAGGAGCTGGCTGTGATTGCTACGGATGCTGCTGGTAAGACCAAGCAGTTCGCTGCTGTGGTGCGGATCGATACGCCGCAGGAGATCCTGTACTACCAGCATGGCGGGATTCTGCAGTATGTGCTGCGGCAGCTGGCGGGCAAGGCGTAG
- a CDS encoding YXWGXW repeat-containing protein: MTIPSFPLHKRHLSTPFSFAVRLLGGLALSTVVFVAGCNGCNSSQSQAPIVDNSGSGPDPAAANLAPASTGQPAAVLGTNASYTPQQQSESYDNGQQQPAPIQQDYNDQSYAYNAPPPSEAGYDENAQYDYSDQAPPPLPDYDQPPAPDPNYLWTPGYWAWGPDGYYWVPGAWVPPPYYGALWTPPYWGWYGGRYCFHHGYWGPHVGFYGGINYGFGYIGIGYFGGYWRGHDFYYNRSVNNVGHLNGSYVYNRAVVYNGRTYGARPNNRVSYNGGRGGLNVRPQAAELAARREPHTAPRQEQIQLRQTAMQNPRQRFSANNGRPAEAFARPGTIPARSIGEAPRQVQQIQQRSAEQRQRNQQLQQHNVQQQQRNTQEQQRNVQGQQRNQQLQQRNVQQQQHTQQVQQRNAQEQQRNVQQRQRVQQGQQRNQQIQQQRVQQEQQQRNQQVQQQRTQQQQQQRVQQQQRMQQERRPAPQTRPAPEARPAPQVRPAPQSRPAPQAARPAPQPHEAPHEEGHPH; the protein is encoded by the coding sequence ATGACGATCCCCTCATTTCCTCTCCACAAACGTCATCTCTCGACACCTTTTTCGTTCGCAGTCCGCCTCCTCGGCGGCCTCGCACTCTCCACCGTCGTCTTCGTTGCCGGCTGCAATGGCTGTAATAGCAGCCAGAGCCAGGCGCCCATCGTTGACAACTCCGGCTCCGGCCCCGACCCCGCTGCGGCCAACCTTGCACCAGCCAGCACGGGACAGCCTGCCGCCGTCCTCGGCACCAACGCCTCCTACACGCCGCAGCAGCAGAGCGAAAGCTACGACAACGGCCAGCAGCAGCCTGCCCCCATCCAACAGGACTATAACGACCAGTCTTACGCTTACAACGCGCCCCCGCCCTCCGAGGCCGGCTACGACGAAAACGCCCAGTACGACTACTCCGACCAGGCCCCGCCCCCGCTGCCCGACTACGATCAGCCGCCCGCTCCCGACCCCAACTACCTCTGGACGCCCGGCTACTGGGCTTGGGGTCCTGACGGCTACTACTGGGTTCCCGGCGCATGGGTGCCGCCGCCCTACTACGGCGCTCTCTGGACCCCGCCCTACTGGGGTTGGTATGGCGGCCGTTACTGCTTCCACCACGGCTACTGGGGTCCGCACGTCGGCTTTTACGGTGGCATCAACTACGGCTTCGGCTACATCGGCATCGGCTACTTCGGCGGCTACTGGCGCGGGCATGACTTCTACTACAACCGCTCGGTCAACAACGTCGGCCATCTGAACGGCAGCTATGTCTACAACCGCGCTGTCGTTTACAACGGCCGCACCTACGGTGCGCGCCCGAACAATCGCGTCAGCTATAACGGCGGCCGCGGCGGCCTGAACGTCCGTCCGCAGGCAGCCGAGCTCGCCGCAAGGCGCGAGCCCCACACCGCACCGCGACAGGAACAGATCCAGCTCCGCCAGACCGCGATGCAGAACCCACGGCAGCGCTTCTCGGCCAATAACGGACGTCCTGCTGAGGCCTTCGCCCGTCCCGGCACCATCCCCGCACGCTCCATCGGCGAGGCCCCGCGCCAGGTGCAACAGATCCAGCAACGCAGCGCCGAACAGCGGCAGCGTAACCAACAGCTTCAACAACACAACGTGCAGCAACAACAACGAAACACACAAGAGCAACAAAGAAACGTGCAGGGGCAACAGCGTAACCAGCAACTCCAGCAACGAAACGTCCAGCAGCAACAGCACACCCAACAGGTGCAGCAACGAAACGCGCAGGAACAGCAGCGTAACGTTCAGCAGCGGCAGCGTGTGCAGCAGGGACAACAGCGCAACCAACAGATACAACAACAGCGCGTACAACAGGAACAACAGCAACGAAACCAGCAGGTGCAGCAGCAGCGCACTCAGCAGCAACAGCAACAGCGCGTGCAGCAACAGCAACGCATGCAGCAGGAACGCCGCCCCGCGCCTCAGACACGTCCTGCACCCGAAGCGCGCCCTGCTCCTCAGGTACGCCCAGCCCCTCAGTCTCGTCCGGCACCTCAGGCAGCCCGGCCAGCGCCACAACCGCATGAGGCTCCGCACGAAGAGGGCCACCCGCACTGA
- a CDS encoding Nramp family divalent metal transporter: MTDEYAQHGDAGYEGDTSEEVLLSPAATAAGASGLIGSSGVVKVAGAGGRSLFRRDQIWSYFGPAFVASVAYIDPGNFATNILGGSQFGYRLLWVLLWSNAMAILIQYLSAKLGIVTGETLPQSCRRHFSKRTTIFLWVCAEISAVATDMAEFLGAALGLDLLMGPALMAHGLTPVGSLFASAMIATVGVFAILALDLAGFQWLERGIMAFVGVIGLCYGFEVFLVHPDWHAAFVATVLPTFDMRSSPALSASVFAAVGMLGATVMPHVIYLHSALVQPRLTEIAPPPKKPKLNLLLQYLRFELVDVFVAMNGAWLINSAMIVMAAVALGAGYGRGPGVSPTIQDAFHTLGPLLGPGAAVVFAVALLCSGLSSSTVGVMAGQVIIEGFLDIKFPIFVRRFITVVPALIVIAVGADPLKILIDSQVLLSFTLPAALIPLLLLTNRRSVMSNFVSALRTKIAGWVVATVILALNAVLLVQLAM; this comes from the coding sequence ATGACGGATGAGTATGCGCAGCACGGGGATGCAGGTTATGAGGGTGATACCTCGGAAGAGGTGCTGCTTTCCCCTGCGGCGACCGCGGCCGGAGCCTCGGGGCTGATTGGAAGCAGCGGCGTTGTGAAGGTGGCTGGAGCGGGCGGTCGAAGCCTGTTTCGCAGAGACCAGATATGGAGCTATTTTGGGCCCGCGTTCGTGGCCTCGGTGGCTTATATCGACCCGGGCAACTTTGCGACGAACATTCTGGGCGGGAGCCAGTTCGGCTATAGGCTGCTGTGGGTACTGCTGTGGTCCAATGCGATGGCGATCCTGATCCAGTACCTGAGCGCGAAACTGGGGATCGTGACTGGAGAGACGCTGCCGCAGAGCTGCCGCCGGCATTTTTCGAAGCGCACAACGATATTTCTGTGGGTGTGTGCGGAGATCTCTGCCGTGGCGACGGACATGGCGGAGTTTCTGGGCGCGGCGCTGGGGCTGGACTTGTTGATGGGGCCCGCGTTGATGGCGCATGGATTGACGCCGGTGGGCTCACTGTTCGCGTCCGCGATGATTGCGACGGTGGGCGTGTTTGCGATCCTTGCGCTGGACCTTGCGGGGTTTCAATGGCTGGAGCGCGGGATTATGGCGTTCGTCGGTGTGATTGGGCTGTGCTATGGGTTTGAGGTGTTCCTGGTGCACCCGGACTGGCATGCTGCGTTTGTGGCGACGGTGCTGCCGACGTTCGACATGCGTAGCTCGCCTGCGCTGAGCGCGAGCGTGTTCGCTGCGGTGGGGATGCTGGGCGCGACGGTGATGCCGCATGTGATCTATCTGCACTCGGCGCTGGTGCAGCCGAGGTTGACGGAGATTGCGCCTCCGCCGAAGAAGCCGAAGCTGAACCTGCTGCTGCAGTATCTACGGTTCGAACTGGTGGATGTGTTTGTAGCGATGAACGGCGCGTGGCTGATCAACTCCGCGATGATTGTGATGGCGGCGGTGGCGCTGGGTGCGGGCTATGGCAGGGGACCTGGGGTTTCGCCGACGATCCAGGACGCGTTCCACACGCTGGGGCCTCTGCTGGGGCCAGGAGCGGCGGTGGTGTTTGCGGTGGCGCTGTTGTGCTCCGGGCTGTCGAGCTCGACGGTCGGCGTAATGGCCGGTCAGGTGATCATCGAAGGGTTTCTGGACATCAAGTTCCCGATCTTTGTGCGGCGATTTATTACTGTGGTGCCTGCGCTGATTGTGATTGCCGTCGGTGCCGATCCGTTGAAGATCCTGATCGATTCGCAGGTGCTGTTGAGCTTTACGCTGCCGGCGGCGCTGATCCCGTTGCTGCTACTGACGAATCGGAGGTCCGTGATGAGCAACTTTGTGAGCGCGCTGCGGACGAAGATCGCAGGGTGGGTGGTGGCGACAGTCATTCTCGCGTTGAATGCGGTGCTGCTGGTGCAACTGGCTATGTAG
- the dut gene encoding dUTP diphosphatase gives MKEVTELGPKILVQRLLPSAQMPRYAHSGAYGDLAADLFAAEAATLAPVGEAGSTVAVRTGLAMELPSSHGALVEDRSGLAVRGITTLAGVIDPGYRGELKIVLTNLTSEPQVVAPGHRIAQLRIVQRIEARFEETDMLEETERGEGGFGSTGR, from the coding sequence GTGAAAGAGGTGACAGAGTTGGGACCGAAGATATTGGTGCAGCGGTTGCTGCCGTCGGCGCAGATGCCGCGGTATGCGCATAGCGGAGCGTATGGCGATCTGGCAGCGGACTTGTTTGCGGCTGAGGCGGCGACGCTGGCGCCGGTGGGTGAGGCGGGGTCGACAGTGGCAGTGCGGACGGGGCTTGCGATGGAGCTGCCTTCGTCGCACGGTGCACTGGTAGAGGACCGATCGGGGCTCGCGGTGCGGGGTATTACGACGCTTGCAGGCGTGATCGATCCCGGATATCGCGGTGAGTTGAAGATCGTGCTGACGAACCTGACGAGCGAGCCGCAGGTGGTGGCGCCGGGGCATCGCATCGCGCAGCTGCGGATTGTGCAGCGCATTGAGGCGAGGTTCGAAGAGACAGACATGCTGGAAGAGACGGAACGCGGGGAGGGCGGATTCGGATCTACGGGGCGGTAG